In one window of Isachenkonia alkalipeptolytica DNA:
- the acpP gene encoding acyl carrier protein, with translation MTFEKVKGIIVEQLGLEESQEIKKDTSLINDLEADSLDAVEIVMAIEDEFGIEIPDEDAEGFKNIGDIVDFVEKNK, from the coding sequence GACATTTGAAAAAGTAAAGGGAATTATCGTAGAGCAGTTAGGATTAGAGGAAAGCCAGGAGATTAAGAAGGATACTTCTTTAATCAATGATTTGGAAGCCGACTCCTTGGATGCCGTGGAAATCGTAATGGCTATTGAAGACGAGTTTGGAATTGAGATTCCCGATGAAGATGCGGAAGGCTTTAAAAATATCGGTGACATTGTGGACTTTGTAGAAAAGAACAAGTAG